A portion of the Candidatus Krumholzibacteriota bacterium genome contains these proteins:
- a CDS encoding dTMP kinase, with the protein MRGLFITFEGIEGSGKSTVAARIEKLFADDGVEIVLTREPGGTVTSEDIRSILLDPDREEISARTELLLYLASRVQLVEQVIEPALKEGRIVICDRFMDASVAYQGWARGLGEELVIELNRFAVGQAVPDLTFLFDLGVEEGFRRGPDKRESNGVRKRDRLEREDIAFHEKVREGYLRIAGREKQRIVVIDAILPLDSVVDSVFRNIRARMDVQS; encoded by the coding sequence ATGAGAGGCCTTTTCATAACGTTCGAAGGTATCGAAGGCTCTGGAAAATCCACCGTTGCCGCGAGGATCGAGAAACTCTTCGCTGACGACGGGGTAGAAATAGTACTGACCAGGGAACCTGGAGGTACTGTCACATCTGAAGATATCAGGAGTATCCTTCTCGATCCGGACAGGGAAGAGATATCGGCGAGGACTGAACTGCTTTTATACCTTGCCAGCAGGGTTCAACTTGTCGAACAGGTCATCGAACCGGCTTTAAAAGAAGGCCGGATAGTTATCTGTGACAGATTTATGGATGCGTCCGTAGCATACCAGGGTTGGGCGAGAGGACTTGGGGAGGAACTTGTAATCGAACTTAACAGGTTCGCCGTCGGCCAGGCCGTTCCCGACCTGACATTTCTGTTCGATCTGGGCGTCGAAGAAGGGTTCAGAAGGGGTCCGGACAAGAGAGAATCGAACGGGGTTCGAAAACGAGACAGGCTCGAGAGAGAGGATATAGCATTCCACGAGAAGGTCAGGGAAGGTTATCTGAGGATCGCGGGCAGAGAGAAACAAAGGATCGTAGTCATCGACGCTATTCTTCCCCTTGATTCAGTCGTCGACTCTGTTTTCCGGAACATCAGGGCTCGCATGGACGTACAATCATAG
- a CDS encoding 7-carboxy-7-deazaguanine synthase QueE, with protein sequence MSENGKSGNVTELFTSVQGEGIYVGVMQLFIRLAGCGLECSYCDTPLSKRDPAECLIYDQGSVRRIDNPVGVSEIARVAVSIASRKQGIHSLSVTGGEPLEQPDFLAEFLKLFRKSDLPVYLETNGLPEQAARVIAPLVDLVSLDIKLPSLCGGGDLFPVYERVLPVFATARMFCKIVITDSLDINEFTAAVRIVSGFDRGTPLVIQPATPSAGARPPLPGMIIDCHEKASAFLSDVRVIPQCHHILGLP encoded by the coding sequence ATGAGCGAAAATGGAAAGAGCGGCAATGTGACAGAGCTTTTTACCTCCGTTCAGGGTGAGGGGATATATGTCGGAGTAATGCAGCTTTTTATCAGGCTTGCAGGATGTGGTCTTGAATGTTCTTATTGCGATACTCCCCTTTCGAAGAGAGATCCGGCAGAATGCCTCATTTATGATCAGGGATCGGTCCGAAGGATAGACAATCCGGTCGGTGTCTCAGAGATCGCGCGGGTGGCAGTCTCTATTGCCTCCCGAAAGCAGGGGATACATTCGTTAAGCGTCACAGGGGGGGAACCGCTGGAACAGCCGGATTTCCTGGCAGAATTTCTCAAGTTGTTCAGAAAAAGCGATCTGCCGGTCTATCTCGAGACGAATGGCCTTCCCGAGCAGGCAGCGCGAGTAATCGCTCCCCTTGTCGATCTTGTCTCACTGGATATCAAACTTCCTTCTCTCTGTGGAGGGGGAGATCTTTTTCCCGTATATGAAAGGGTCCTTCCCGTTTTTGCCACTGCCAGGATGTTCTGCAAGATAGTCATCACCGACAGCCTTGATATCAATGAGTTCACTGCGGCCGTCAGGATCGTCTCGGGATTTGACAGGGGAACACCTCTGGTCATACAGCCGGCGACCCCTTCGGCAGGGGCCCGGCCCCCCCTTCCCGGTATGATCATCGATTGCCATGAAAAAGCTTCAGCTTTCCTCAGTGACGTGAGAGTGATTCCACAGTGTCATCATATTCTCGGATTACCCTAG
- a CDS encoding CDP-alcohol phosphatidyltransferase family protein: MSAKHDFKEKLRRLLSPVIALCVYAGITPMGITLFGIFLSFIGGWLVGMGRLGLGALVLIISGLSDAVDGSLARSQGKTTLFGAFIDSTGDRVSELVYFIGIVFYYFGKTPVNNLMIFFSLIALAGSFLTSYARARAEGLGLDCSVGLLERPERVALLITGLIFGGIVLEVIIVVLAVLSVLTFIQRVKHVRDLTTPGESGTY, translated from the coding sequence TTGTCAGCAAAACATGATTTTAAGGAAAAATTGAGGAGACTGCTTTCTCCGGTGATTGCTTTATGCGTCTATGCCGGAATAACTCCGATGGGTATTACGCTCTTTGGCATATTCCTCAGTTTTATCGGGGGCTGGCTGGTCGGTATGGGCAGGCTGGGCCTTGGAGCGCTTGTACTTATAATCTCTGGCCTGAGTGATGCTGTCGATGGATCCCTCGCCCGCAGTCAGGGGAAAACAACACTTTTTGGCGCTTTTATCGATTCTACGGGGGACAGGGTAAGCGAACTTGTATATTTCATCGGTATCGTCTTCTATTATTTTGGAAAGACGCCTGTCAATAACCTTATGATCTTCTTTTCCCTGATCGCTCTTGCCGGTTCTTTCCTTACAAGTTACGCCAGGGCGAGAGCAGAGGGCCTCGGGCTCGATTGCTCGGTCGGCTTACTCGAGAGGCCGGAAAGGGTCGCCCTGCTCATTACCGGGCTGATCTTCGGCGGAATCGTCCTGGAAGTGATAATTGTAGTCCTTGCCGTATTAAGTGTCCTGACATTCATTCAGAGAGTAAAGCATGTCAGGGATCTTACGACCCCCGGTGAAAGCGGTACCTATTGA
- a CDS encoding alpha/beta fold hydrolase — protein MQGKQEKIRLYEKEIRISAPGGTTLFADLRSCAPEEPMPLIIISHGFLGYSRWGFFPVVSKRLSSDRFHTLIFDFSHNGTDRATGMITRPEEFAANTVSSEIADLEAVCRFAASGLLPVNIDRNRIGLLGHSRGGAVSLLVCSSIPGIRSLVTWSSPSNLDRYSQRRKEEWKRTGRLTFRDLRAEGELWLDYSYYEDIDRRKKLYDLPERASRLSIPYLIIHGRRDAAVTLREAQRFISREGSNNIRMEIIEGCGHTFGVRNSPGTLVTEGLEKAISLTTAWFMKTL, from the coding sequence GTGCAGGGCAAGCAAGAAAAGATACGACTGTACGAGAAAGAGATAAGGATCAGCGCTCCGGGAGGGACCACCCTCTTTGCCGACCTGAGAAGCTGCGCACCCGAAGAACCAATGCCACTTATAATAATCTCACATGGATTTCTCGGATACAGCCGCTGGGGGTTTTTCCCTGTTGTCTCGAAACGCCTCTCATCCGATCGATTTCACACGCTTATATTCGATTTCTCCCATAACGGCACGGACCGGGCGACAGGCATGATCACAAGACCGGAAGAGTTCGCGGCAAACACCGTGTCGAGTGAAATAGCCGATCTCGAGGCTGTCTGCCGTTTCGCGGCCTCCGGTCTGCTGCCTGTCAATATAGACAGGAACCGTATCGGACTGCTTGGTCACAGCCGGGGAGGCGCCGTTTCCCTTCTCGTCTGTTCCTCGATTCCCGGTATAAGATCCCTCGTCACCTGGTCGTCGCCATCCAATCTCGACAGATATTCACAGAGGCGCAAGGAAGAATGGAAACGGACCGGCAGGCTCACTTTCAGGGATCTCAGGGCTGAAGGGGAACTCTGGCTCGACTATTCATATTATGAAGATATAGACAGACGAAAAAAATTATATGATCTTCCGGAAAGAGCTTCCAGGCTCTCAATCCCGTATCTTATTATTCATGGCAGGCGGGACGCGGCAGTGACTCTGCGGGAGGCTCAAAGATTTATCTCGCGGGAAGGATCGAATAATATAAGAATGGAGATCATAGAAGGCTGCGGACACACTTTCGGTGTTAGAAACAGCCCGGGCACCCTGGTGACGGAAGGTCTGGAAAAGGCTATTTCCCTTACGACAGCCTGGTTCATGAAGACCTTATGA
- a CDS encoding MtnX-like HAD-IB family phosphatase, with protein MNEKTAIVCDFDGTITVRDVGHHFFGKFVRDRALWEDTLEKWKIGLISSRECLLKELELIDAGREDLDRFIEKESFDPYFKDFIDFCDRNDFEFVILSDGLDYYIDSMLMDRGFGYLDYRANHVVFDEGKISNIEFPYFNTCDCTLCGNCKKFHLDQLKKKGYKTVYIGNGYSDRCPAEHADIIFAKDDLLSHCRQKKLDHVKFSNFRDVERELTSHLYRE; from the coding sequence GTGAACGAAAAAACAGCAATCGTCTGCGACTTTGACGGTACGATCACGGTCAGGGATGTGGGCCATCATTTTTTCGGAAAGTTTGTGCGCGACAGGGCCCTCTGGGAAGACACTCTCGAAAAATGGAAGATCGGGTTGATCTCATCAAGAGAGTGCCTGTTGAAGGAACTCGAACTGATCGATGCCGGAAGGGAAGATCTCGACCGGTTCATAGAGAAGGAGAGTTTCGATCCTTACTTCAAGGATTTCATCGATTTCTGCGACAGAAACGATTTTGAGTTCGTTATTCTAAGCGACGGACTCGATTATTATATAGATTCGATGCTGATGGACAGGGGTTTTGGATATCTTGACTACAGGGCGAACCATGTCGTCTTCGACGAGGGGAAGATATCGAATATCGAATTCCCATATTTCAATACCTGCGATTGTACCCTGTGCGGCAACTGCAAGAAATTTCATCTTGATCAGCTTAAAAAGAAGGGATACAAGACAGTATATATAGGAAACGGTTATAGCGACCGGTGCCCGGCTGAACACGCCGACATCATTTTCGCAAAGGATGATCTTCTTTCCCACTGCAGGCAGAAGAAACTCGATCACGTAAAATTCAGTAATTTCCGGGATGTCGAGCGGGAACTTACCAGCCACCTTTACCGGGAATAA
- a CDS encoding integration host factor subunit beta, with protein MTKAEIVEDISSKTGLTKKEVAEAVDCFLSCISKGLVEGKHYEIRGFGTFKVKERKARMARNPRTGEPVPVPDRKVPVFKVSRELKDMVAQS; from the coding sequence ATGACAAAAGCGGAGATTGTAGAGGACATTTCCAGCAAGACCGGGTTGACAAAGAAAGAAGTCGCTGAAGCGGTTGATTGTTTTCTTTCCTGTATTTCCAAGGGTCTTGTGGAAGGGAAGCATTACGAGATTCGTGGATTCGGTACTTTTAAAGTCAAGGAACGCAAGGCAAGGATGGCGAGAAATCCGCGTACCGGTGAGCCTGTCCCGGTTCCAGACAGAAAAGTCCCCGTATTCAAAGTCTCGCGCGAGTTGAAAGATATGGTAGCCCAGTCCTGA
- the queC gene encoding 7-cyano-7-deazaguanine synthase QueC — translation MNRRENHDTNKEAMPPGPGAVILLSGGLDSTVSLALSLDEYTPKLALFFDYGQKALAREEDAAAAITDFYHIEMKKVALPWLSGISSSAIIKSDKEIPEYSGAGAKQRLDASRAVWVENRNGIFINISAAFAAASGCAVIVTGFNLEEASTFPDNSASYIEAANRALELGAGADVRVIAPTVSMEKREIAAMGITLDIPWEFLWSCYNADETMCGTCESCVRLRKAIEGTSAAERVRFSREN, via the coding sequence GTGAATAGAAGAGAAAATCATGATACAAACAAAGAAGCGATGCCCCCCGGACCGGGAGCCGTTATCCTTCTTTCCGGTGGCCTGGATTCGACTGTCTCCCTGGCTCTTTCATTAGATGAGTATACTCCGAAGCTCGCTCTTTTCTTCGATTACGGCCAGAAAGCCCTCGCGCGGGAGGAGGATGCGGCGGCAGCGATCACGGACTTTTACCATATCGAGATGAAAAAGGTCGCTCTTCCATGGCTGTCAGGAATATCTTCATCTGCTATTATAAAAAGTGACAAAGAGATACCGGAGTATTCGGGAGCGGGAGCGAAGCAGCGGCTCGATGCTTCGAGGGCGGTCTGGGTCGAGAACCGGAACGGTATATTCATCAATATCTCCGCTGCTTTTGCCGCGGCCAGCGGATGCGCCGTAATAGTCACGGGATTCAACCTTGAAGAGGCATCGACTTTTCCCGACAACAGTGCCTCATATATTGAAGCAGCCAACAGGGCGCTGGAACTTGGAGCCGGCGCCGACGTCAGAGTGATCGCGCCGACAGTCTCGATGGAGAAGCGAGAGATCGCGGCAATGGGGATAACTCTTGATATACCGTGGGAATTTTTATGGAGCTGCTATAACGCCGATGAAACGATGTGCGGGACCTGCGAATCCTGCGTAAGGTTGAGAAAGGCGATAGAGGGCACCTCTGCCGCGGAAAGAGTCCGATTTTCAAGGGAGAATTGA
- a CDS encoding 6-carboxytetrahydropterin synthase encodes MSAVYSISTEIHFCASHSLKGYDGDCSRMHGHNWVLRAYYEFVKIDQRGLTVDYLELKSGMETVILPLFDHRHLNEIAPFDSINPTSENIAAEIYRLLQKDLKIPGGRLTEVELWETHSDMVRYRE; translated from the coding sequence ATGTCAGCTGTCTATTCGATCTCGACGGAGATACATTTCTGCGCTTCGCATTCATTAAAAGGGTATGACGGGGACTGCTCAAGAATGCATGGACATAACTGGGTACTCCGTGCATATTACGAATTCGTGAAGATCGATCAAAGAGGTCTCACTGTCGATTATCTCGAACTGAAATCGGGTATGGAAACGGTGATCCTTCCCCTGTTCGACCACCGCCATCTCAACGAGATCGCTCCGTTTGATTCGATCAATCCGACATCGGAGAATATCGCAGCCGAGATATACAGGCTCCTTCAGAAAGACCTGAAGATCCCCGGGGGAAGATTGACTGAAGTGGAACTATGGGAGACACACTCTGATATGGTGCGGTATCGTGAATAG
- a CDS encoding S41 family peptidase, which translates to MKFNKKVIITLVFLIVIAAGSFFVWASDQREKNEELEYEHLNRFRDVMVRILDYYVEEKEFKELIDAAIAGMLEELDVHSVYLDQQEYENLMIDTEGEFGGLGIQIVVREDYPTVISPIDDTPASRLGIQGGDKIVDIEGESTKGWSSEDAVKKLRGRPGTQVNIKIGREGLDESIPFTITREIIKVPSITYSTILDDVGYVRIARFAKKTAAELSSILREFEKENTKGVILDLRGNPGGLLSAAFEVSDLFLDRNKLIVYTESRIPESNQKFNSNARNLHGSYPIVILINGGSASASEIVAGALQDWDRAVIVGQTSFGKGSVQTVFKVGEHDALKLTTQKYFTPSGRCIHKDYDENGDVIKNEDSEKEYYTASGRVVYGGGGISPDWKIELPEFTEFQRKLEIRSVFFSFAVHYTAYNVVGEDFVVDDSVVEEFKAHLAEKEIENTSEEWTDENSDYIRRAIRREIFRKLYGTKGAYIATLDRDEEVVKVLEMFRQAGTLDKMFSYVAEHRKAAATEDK; encoded by the coding sequence TTGAAGTTTAATAAAAAAGTCATCATCACACTGGTTTTCCTGATCGTAATAGCTGCCGGCTCATTCTTCGTGTGGGCCTCCGATCAGCGGGAAAAGAACGAGGAACTTGAATATGAACATCTTAATCGCTTCCGGGACGTAATGGTCAGGATTCTTGACTACTATGTCGAGGAAAAGGAATTCAAGGAGCTCATAGACGCCGCTATAGCGGGCATGCTCGAAGAACTTGACGTCCATTCCGTCTATCTCGATCAGCAGGAGTACGAAAACCTTATGATCGATACGGAAGGTGAATTCGGCGGTCTGGGTATTCAGATCGTCGTAAGGGAAGATTATCCCACGGTGATCTCCCCCATAGACGATACTCCCGCTTCGAGACTCGGCATTCAGGGGGGAGACAAGATTGTCGATATAGAGGGGGAATCGACCAAGGGGTGGAGTTCCGAGGATGCTGTCAAAAAACTCAGGGGAAGGCCGGGTACCCAGGTCAACATAAAGATAGGGCGCGAGGGGCTTGATGAGTCTATTCCGTTTACGATCACCCGCGAGATAATCAAGGTCCCGAGTATTACATATTCGACGATACTCGATGATGTCGGATACGTAAGGATAGCACGTTTCGCCAAAAAGACCGCCGCCGAACTGAGCAGTATTCTAAGAGAGTTCGAGAAAGAGAATACCAAAGGGGTTATTCTCGATCTTCGCGGTAATCCCGGCGGGCTTCTTTCGGCGGCATTCGAGGTTTCGGATCTCTTCCTCGACAGGAACAAGCTTATCGTCTATACGGAAAGCCGTATTCCCGAGAGCAACCAGAAATTTAATTCAAACGCTAGAAATCTCCATGGCAGCTACCCGATCGTCATATTGATCAACGGAGGTAGTGCTTCGGCGTCCGAGATCGTTGCCGGAGCTCTCCAGGACTGGGATCGAGCAGTCATCGTCGGCCAGACCTCTTTTGGAAAGGGATCGGTCCAGACAGTCTTCAAGGTGGGAGAACACGACGCGTTAAAGCTGACGACGCAGAAGTATTTTACGCCAAGCGGCAGATGCATACACAAAGATTACGATGAGAACGGTGATGTCATAAAGAACGAAGATTCTGAAAAGGAATATTACACCGCATCTGGCAGGGTGGTATACGGCGGCGGCGGGATATCTCCCGACTGGAAGATAGAGCTCCCCGAGTTCACTGAATTCCAGAGAAAACTCGAGATCAGGTCGGTTTTCTTCAGCTTCGCGGTCCATTATACGGCATATAACGTAGTGGGAGAGGATTTCGTGGTCGATGACAGCGTGGTAGAGGAGTTCAAGGCTCACCTTGCGGAAAAGGAAATAGAAAATACATCTGAAGAATGGACCGATGAGAATTCCGATTATATAAGGAGGGCGATCAGACGCGAGATATTCCGCAAGCTCTATGGCACAAAGGGAGCATATATAGCGACCCTCGACAGGGATGAGGAAGTCGTAAAGGTCCTCGAAATGTTCAGGCAGGCCGGAACTCTCGACAAGATGTTCTCCTATGTTGCCGAACACCGGAAAGCAGCCGCAACGGAGGATAAGTGA
- a CDS encoding MATE family efflux transporter yields the protein MKPRFWSILKTSVPIIVDFGAQVVMWTIEPMLVGHLAIRSMQRYYPGLGATGVDALTAVGGVVQVILFTCTILLTFVFGATILINRLLGEKKREEADHFLGQTLFTAMFPAFGIALIWYYLSPVIFRTLLGASPAVTAISVDYFRVLSWFAPFILMNFVAIGIVRGAGDTHLSMIVGLLVNGIHLVLAVCLIYGVWFFPGLGVRGAAYAAAIGHTTGFFFTYSVILRGKSVLTFKSYDFRSIKRSSIWRIIKTGTPSTLEQLAWMTGITIVIGFSNRLGPTAAAAHIVALTFHRLFAVMYLAFGMGALTLVGQRYGAKEYIRARQMAHTFQGIVLCVVIFLAAVIFFRAKYLAILFTTDPDVIPLCIEILKIIAIVQIPKAMSYILSFSLRGVGENRYPMYLAFGGVFLIEVLLGFNLAFVFGLSLAGLWIAAIIDEVLKVLLSARRFRVRIKSLIAGNTT from the coding sequence ATGAAACCGAGATTCTGGTCGATCCTCAAGACATCAGTTCCAATTATTGTAGATTTCGGCGCGCAGGTCGTCATGTGGACGATCGAACCGATGCTCGTCGGCCACCTTGCCATACGGTCGATGCAACGCTACTACCCGGGGCTAGGAGCTACCGGAGTAGACGCTCTTACCGCCGTGGGAGGAGTAGTCCAGGTGATTCTCTTCACCTGCACGATCCTTCTTACTTTCGTCTTTGGCGCGACGATCCTTATCAACAGGCTCCTCGGCGAAAAAAAGAGAGAAGAGGCTGATCATTTTCTCGGACAGACACTTTTTACGGCGATGTTCCCCGCCTTCGGTATAGCCCTGATATGGTATTATCTCTCTCCGGTCATATTCAGGACGCTACTGGGAGCCTCCCCGGCCGTTACGGCGATCAGCGTCGATTATTTCAGGGTGCTTTCCTGGTTCGCTCCTTTCATCCTGATGAATTTCGTGGCGATAGGAATTGTCCGTGGAGCTGGAGATACCCATCTTTCGATGATCGTAGGCCTTCTGGTCAACGGTATTCATCTCGTTCTCGCCGTCTGTCTGATATATGGCGTCTGGTTCTTTCCCGGACTCGGCGTGCGGGGAGCGGCGTACGCGGCGGCTATAGGCCATACGACAGGCTTCTTCTTTACCTACAGTGTCATTCTCAGGGGAAAAAGCGTGTTGACCTTCAAATCATATGATTTTCGATCTATAAAACGAAGCAGCATCTGGAGGATCATAAAGACCGGGACTCCGAGCACTCTTGAGCAGCTTGCCTGGATGACCGGAATAACGATAGTAATAGGTTTCAGCAATCGTCTTGGTCCAACCGCGGCGGCGGCCCACATCGTTGCTCTGACATTTCACAGGCTTTTTGCCGTCATGTACCTCGCCTTCGGTATGGGAGCCCTGACGCTTGTCGGGCAGCGGTACGGAGCGAAGGAGTATATACGCGCGAGACAGATGGCTCATACCTTTCAGGGGATCGTCCTCTGCGTTGTGATTTTTCTCGCGGCAGTGATCTTTTTCAGGGCAAAATACTTAGCGATACTCTTTACTACCGACCCTGATGTCATTCCGTTGTGTATTGAGATCCTGAAGATAATTGCTATCGTACAGATTCCCAAGGCGATGTCATATATTCTCTCTTTCAGCCTTAGAGGCGTCGGGGAAAACCGCTACCCGATGTACCTGGCATTCGGAGGCGTGTTTCTGATCGAAGTGCTCCTTGGATTCAATCTTGCTTTTGTCTTTGGCCTGTCTCTCGCGGGATTATGGATCGCCGCGATCATCGATGAAGTGTTGAAAGTGCTTCTCAGTGCCAGGCGCTTTCGCGTCAGAATTAAATCGCTGATAGCGGGAAATACCACCTGA
- the ltaE gene encoding low-specificity L-threonine aldolase, with product MSDRVVDLRSDTVTRPSSGMREAMSKAVVGDDVLGDDPTVISLEKRMAALLGKEDAVYVPSGTMANLLGLLTQTSPGDEVILDRNSHIFNYEAGGASVIGGLQLHPLNGPEGFLPADELPGAVRPDNIHHPRSSLISVENTHNRGGGRIYPIDQLESVSRFARENRLRIHMDGARLANAVVATGISFEKYGRLADSINICFSKGLGAPVGSIMISDKETVKKGRYWRKRLGGGMRQSGILAQACHFALDNNIERLADDHLLASRIGAAVEKNPGLKLSFPVETNIVIFRVEDESIDFEDFTGKLERSGIRLLAFGDRKIRMVTHLDIKPEDIDYFEKVMASVL from the coding sequence ATGTCTGATCGCGTCGTCGATCTAAGAAGCGATACTGTGACGAGGCCTTCTTCAGGTATGAGAGAGGCAATGTCCAAAGCAGTTGTGGGAGATGATGTCCTCGGGGATGATCCGACTGTGATCAGTCTTGAAAAAAGGATGGCCGCGCTTCTCGGCAAGGAAGACGCGGTATATGTCCCGAGCGGAACAATGGCCAACCTTCTCGGGCTGCTTACACAGACGAGTCCGGGAGATGAAGTAATACTCGATCGCAACAGCCATATATTCAATTATGAGGCGGGCGGAGCCTCAGTTATCGGTGGGCTGCAGCTGCACCCGTTGAATGGTCCGGAAGGATTTCTCCCCGCCGATGAACTCCCCGGAGCTGTAAGGCCGGACAATATCCATCATCCGAGGTCATCCCTTATTTCCGTTGAGAATACCCACAACAGGGGCGGAGGGAGGATTTATCCGATCGATCAGCTTGAATCGGTTTCGCGGTTCGCCAGGGAGAATCGTCTGAGAATCCATATGGATGGGGCGAGGCTTGCCAACGCTGTCGTCGCGACAGGCATCTCGTTCGAAAAGTATGGCCGTCTGGCTGATTCGATCAATATATGTTTTTCCAAGGGGCTCGGAGCTCCGGTCGGATCGATAATGATCTCGGACAAGGAGACGGTCAAAAAAGGAAGATACTGGCGCAAGAGGCTCGGGGGGGGGATGAGGCAGTCGGGGATACTCGCCCAGGCCTGTCACTTCGCGCTGGACAACAATATCGAGAGACTTGCCGATGATCATCTTCTCGCGTCGAGGATAGGTGCCGCGGTTGAGAAGAACCCCGGGCTGAAGCTGTCGTTTCCGGTCGAAACCAATATCGTTATCTTCAGGGTAGAGGACGAGAGTATCGATTTCGAGGACTTCACCGGAAAGCTGGAGCGATCCGGGATCAGGCTGCTCGCTTTTGGTGACAGAAAGATCCGCATGGTCACGCATCTCGACATCAAACCGGAAGATATAGATTATTTTGAGAAAGTGATGGCATCGGTCCTTTAA
- the rsmI gene encoding 16S rRNA (cytidine(1402)-2'-O)-methyltransferase, producing the protein MRKYQFYFVGTPIGNLDDLSARAVEVIRSVDMLLAEDTRKTGILLKKYQIEIPLRSYHDHNKEKITPSIIEKLKDGMKIALVSDAGMPGISDPGYYLARRLIEEDLEYSVIPGPSAVTTAILLSGFPPDRFTFYGYLPRKSGARLKIIKEAGETQGTSIFFESPHRIIKALEAIDSQLGERQVAVVREMTKIYEEVLRGSAAEIISNLGERKLKGEITLVIKGRSRGEDAEK; encoded by the coding sequence ATGAGGAAATACCAGTTCTATTTCGTCGGAACGCCGATCGGCAATCTTGACGATCTGTCTGCGAGGGCTGTCGAAGTGATCAGGTCGGTCGACATGCTTCTCGCTGAAGACACGAGAAAGACCGGGATCCTTCTTAAAAAATACCAGATCGAGATCCCCCTTCGTTCATACCACGACCACAACAAAGAGAAGATCACCCCTTCGATAATCGAGAAACTCAAGGATGGGATGAAGATAGCTCTCGTTTCCGATGCCGGAATGCCGGGAATATCGGACCCCGGATATTATCTGGCGAGAAGGTTGATCGAGGAGGATCTCGAATATTCAGTGATCCCCGGCCCAAGCGCGGTGACGACCGCCATTCTGCTTTCCGGGTTCCCCCCGGACAGATTTACATTCTATGGGTATCTGCCGAGAAAATCGGGGGCGCGTCTGAAGATCATTAAAGAGGCTGGAGAGACTCAGGGGACCTCGATCTTCTTCGAATCACCTCACAGGATCATAAAAGCTCTCGAAGCGATCGATTCCCAGCTCGGGGAGAGGCAAGTCGCCGTAGTGAGGGAGATGACGAAGATCTATGAAGAAGTCCTAAGGGGAAGCGCCGCGGAGATCATCTCGAACCTCGGAGAGAGAAAACTTAAAGGTGAGATAACACTTGTCATAAAGGGAAGGAGCAGGGGAGAGGACGCGGAAAAATGA
- a CDS encoding DUF366 family protein, whose protein sequence is MKETEYRLISTSIVDRVIDYDGSQLRSHFIRKIAEIRGDGIVAFSGACYVRGENLVDLEDAENGSTIVAGGMLHFICEHFQVPLAEMNYRLRLFVTIIMEVLSGLAPERTFRRDGDDIFEDDRKITVAIATLSPTSALFHCGVNIDPEGAPVPAAGLGEFGVDPWKLARMVLDAYKYECESVELAVRKVRGV, encoded by the coding sequence TTGAAGGAAACAGAGTACAGGTTAATATCCACATCGATCGTCGACAGGGTGATCGACTATGACGGAAGCCAGCTTCGAAGCCATTTTATCAGAAAGATCGCGGAAATACGTGGTGACGGGATCGTCGCCTTTTCGGGAGCATGTTATGTCAGGGGAGAGAACCTCGTCGATCTTGAAGATGCCGAGAATGGAAGTACAATAGTAGCGGGTGGGATGCTTCATTTTATATGCGAACACTTCCAGGTCCCCCTGGCCGAGATGAATTACAGGCTGAGGTTGTTCGTGACTATCATCATGGAGGTCCTCTCCGGACTTGCCCCGGAACGGACTTTCAGGAGAGACGGAGATGATATTTTCGAGGACGACAGAAAGATAACGGTGGCGATAGCAACGCTCAGTCCTACTTCGGCCCTCTTTCACTGTGGAGTAAATATCGATCCGGAAGGTGCTCCCGTTCCGGCCGCCGGACTCGGAGAATTCGGGGTCGATCCGTGGAAACTGGCCAGGATGGTCCTCGACGCGTACAAGTATGAATGCGAATCGGTCGAACTCGCCGTCAGGAAGGTCAGGGGGGTATGA